The genomic segment ACTCATGCCGAGTCCCATGCGAATGTTGTAGCGCAGCGTCTGCCAGCTGGTGCGGTTATCGCCGCTCCAGGTTTGCACATAGCGCTGCATCCCGGCGCAGCCGGAACGCGAAATCAGGTACGGGCGTTTTTCCGGTGCGAAGGCCTGCTGCGCCTCCATCGATGCGCGCATCATTAAGAGCGGCATCACCGGGCGGATGTGCTTAATCGCCACCGGCTCGCCGAAGCCGTGACAGCGCGCCTCGTCGTCCCAGACTTCATATTCGTTGTTGTCATTCCAGGTAGAATCGATGCCCATCTCCAGCAACTGCGTGGTGACGCCGTTCTGCCACCAGGCGACGGTCGCCGGGTTGGTGAAATCAAGGTGTGAGCCTTCGTCATCCCAGAAGCTTGAGCGCTCCGGCGCATCGCTTTCAGAATCGCGGATGAACAGTCCCTGCTGCGCCACTTCCTGATAGCGCGGGTGATCCTGAAGCAGACAGGGTTTAATGTTCGCGGCAAGTTTCAGCCCCGCCTCGTGGAACGCCTGACTCATCGCGGTGGGCTGCGGCACCTTGTCGTAGTTCCAGTTAAAGACGTAACGCTTGTTGTTGATGGACGTATAGCCCGACGAGAGCTGGAAGGAGTCGCACGGAATGGCGTGCTCCTCGCACAGGCGGATAAAGTTCATCAACTGGTTCTGCGCATCCGGCGCGTCGGTGTAATGCATCGTTGAGCCGCTGTAGCCGAGGCTCCATTTCGGGCCGAAGAGGGTTTTGCCGGTCAGCCGGACAAACGCTTTCGTGACATCCAGCACACGCGGGCCGACAAACAGGTAGTAGTCGATGTCGCCCGCCTGCGCCTGCCAGCGACGGTAAGGCTGGTGATAGTTATCTATCTCGTTGCCCAGATCCAGCCAGCAGCTGCTGAGGTTGTCGTAAAAGAGCCCAAAACTCACCGCGTCGCGGCGGGTGATGGTGAACGGAATATGCTTATAAAGCGGATCGGTGCTGGCGGCGTTATAGCCCATCGCATCGAGGTTGCGCATCTCGAAGCGGCGCCCGGTGCGTTCCAGGTCACCGGCTTTTTCGCCAAGCCCATAATAGCGATCGTCTTTCTGGCGGCGCTGATAGTGCGCCACGCCGTCGCCGTGTGCGTTGAGCAGATAGGCGCTGGTGGGACGGTCACAGGTCAGGAACTGCCATTCACCCGCATCGTCACGGTAGTGCCACTCCAGCCACAACGGTTGGTGCACCGTAACCCGCAACCGCTCGCTGGTGATGGTCAGTCGCTCCGGCGTCTCGTCAAGCGTAAAGCCCGGCAGGCTAAAGCCTGCGAGACTGTCGCGCGGACGGCCTTCCCAGGGCGTATCGCGCTCGGGGGCAATGCTCCAGGTGCGGTTTAGCGAGAACGCGCCGCGACGCTTCACCGCCACGCGGAACAAGCCTTGCTCCAGCACCCACAGGCACAGGGTATGGCTGTCATCCACCGTCAGTTCAACATGGTGGTCATCTGAGTGGGTAAATCTCCAGTGTTTGAGGGTTTTCATTCGCATCTTCCCTATGAAACGCGCTTGTTACGGCGCTCGGCAATAAAGGCAACCAGGAACATCGCACCAATCAGGTCGAAAAAGCCCATGGCCACAAACAGCGGGTTAAAGCCGATTTTGTCGGCGGTGACCCCGATAATCAGTGAGAACAGGAAGCTTGCGATCCACGCGCACGAGCCGCGCATACCGTTCACGGTGGCCATCTGGCCGCGATCGAAGGATTCCACCACCAGTGCGCTCAACATGCAGGAGATAATCTGATGCCCGAAGCCGCCGATGGAGATAAGGATGATGGTGATGTACGGGTCGCGCGTCAGCGTGACAATCGCGAGCGACACCATCAGAAACGCGCCGGTGACGGAGCTTGCCACCACGGAGTTAACCCGCGTACAGCCGAAGAGGCGCACGTACAGTTTGGTGAGGTAACCGCTCGCGACCGAGCCTAAATCGGCGGCAAGAAACGGCAGCCACGCGAACATGGCTATCTGCTTCAGATCCATGTTGTGCTCTTTGGCAAGGTACAGTGGCACCCAGAAGCTCATCACCGCCCAGGCGGGCTCGGCCATAAATGCCGGAATGGCAATGCCGTAAAAGCGCTTGTTTTTCGATACGTTTTTCAGCGCGGTCAGGAAGGGCAGGCGCACTGGCTCCGGTTCATTATCCTGACGGATAAACGACAGCTCTTCCTGGCTCAGGCGCGGATGACGCTCGGGATTGTGATAAAAGAGCCACCACAGTACGACCCAGCACAGCGCCAGCACGCCGGTAAAGAGAAACGCGCCCTGCCAGCCGAAGGAGATATGCGCAAAGTAGATAATAGGCGGGGCCAGCATCGCGCCAATGGAGAAACCAACGCCCGCCCAGCCTGCGGCAACCGGACGCTCTTTTTTCGGGAACCATTCGCCCAGCGTTTTGGCGTTGGCAGGCGTTGCCGCTGCCTCTGCCGCGCCCATAAAGAAGCGCAGGATAGCGAGATGCAGCCAGCTGCCTGCGCCAGCGTGGAAAATACACATCAGCGCCCAGAGCGAGGCGCAAATCATAAAGCCGAGCTTGAGGCCAATCACGTCAATCAGCCAGCCGCAGAGCGGTTGAAACAGGGTATAGGCGAGCTGGAACGCGCCTACGATGTAAGAATACTGTTCGGTGGTGATGCCCAGGCTTTCTTTAAGCTCGGGGGCGAGGATCCCAAGCGAGTTACGGGTGATATAGTTGACGGTCACGCCCATCAAAAACAGCACCAGCACCCACCAGCGCAGGTGACGGATAGCACGGCGGGAACGGGTTTTTACCGCGCCAGCGTCCTGGTTAATGCTCTCACTCATTTATTCTTCTCCACGGTTCGCCTGACATTCATCGGACTGGTATAACAACTTGCATTCCGGCAGCGCCGAAAACCACAGCAGAGACCGTTATTTATTTGAATTAACACAATATTTGTAGGGTATTGTCGCTCAGTAAGTCGTTAAAGCTGTGCGACAACCTGAGGGTAGAGCAGCGTCTGGAATGGTAGTAGTCTCTTTTATGCAATAATTTTCACCAGAACGGTCTTTCGCGTCAGACGAGGGCGTGGTACTACGGATATATCGTATAAATCCTCTGTGAAAATTTTTTCATTTCACAACCGGAGATGGATCACAAAATGAGTAAAAAGCTCCAGGTGGCCCGTATTGCCGAACAAACTGGCCTGTCGCTGAGCACCGTTTCCCGGGTGCTGGCGGGCAAAGCCAATACCAGTGAAAAAGCGCGGCGCAAGGTTAAAGCGTGTGCCCGCGCGCTGGGTGTGCTGGAGGATATGGCGGCAGGGCGACTACTACTGAACAGCCTCGTGGTGTTTGCGCCAAGGCGCGCCTTTGATGAGCGCTCGGACATCTTTTATTACCGCGTTATCCAGAGCATCAACAAAGCGCTGGAGCCTCATGAAGTGCGGTTGCGCTACTGCGCGCTGGAAGAGAACGACGCTGACGCCAACCTGTTTCTCGCGCGGATGAATGAACCGCAGACCGAAGCGGTGCTGCTGCTTGGCATTGACGATCCGCACATCCACGATCTGGCGTTCGATGTCGGTAAACCGTGTGTGCTTATCAATTGCCGCGACCGCAAAATGCGCCTGCCCGCCGTCGCGCCGGATCACCGCGCAATTGGCGAGAACGCGGCGCGTTATCTTTTTGAAATGGGGCACCGCGAGGTTGTGAATCTCCTGTGCCTGCGGCGCTACACGATGGAGTTGCGCCTTGCGGGGATCCATGACGCCTGGGAGGCAGAAAATCTCGCGTTTGATGAAAAGCGTCACCTGCTGGCGGCGGCAGATTTCAGCGCCCGCGGCAGTGAGGCACTGGTGACGCGCTTTCTTGCCGAAACGCCGCCTGCTTCGTTGCCGAGCGCGCTGCTCGCCGGCGGCGATTTCATGGCGGCGGGCGCGGTGAAGGCGCTGCAAAATGCCGGGTTGCGGGTGCCGCAGGATATGTCAGTGATGAGTATTGACGCTTTTAACC from the Cronobacter condimenti 1330 genome contains:
- a CDS encoding MFS transporter, producing MSESINQDAGAVKTRSRRAIRHLRWWVLVLFLMGVTVNYITRNSLGILAPELKESLGITTEQYSYIVGAFQLAYTLFQPLCGWLIDVIGLKLGFMICASLWALMCIFHAGAGSWLHLAILRFFMGAAEAAATPANAKTLGEWFPKKERPVAAGWAGVGFSIGAMLAPPIIYFAHISFGWQGAFLFTGVLALCWVVLWWLFYHNPERHPRLSQEELSFIRQDNEPEPVRLPFLTALKNVSKNKRFYGIAIPAFMAEPAWAVMSFWVPLYLAKEHNMDLKQIAMFAWLPFLAADLGSVASGYLTKLYVRLFGCTRVNSVVASSVTGAFLMVSLAIVTLTRDPYITIILISIGGFGHQIISCMLSALVVESFDRGQMATVNGMRGSCAWIASFLFSLIIGVTADKIGFNPLFVAMGFFDLIGAMFLVAFIAERRNKRVS
- a CDS encoding LacI family DNA-binding transcriptional regulator, translating into MSKKLQVARIAEQTGLSLSTVSRVLAGKANTSEKARRKVKACARALGVLEDMAAGRLLLNSLVVFAPRRAFDERSDIFYYRVIQSINKALEPHEVRLRYCALEENDADANLFLARMNEPQTEAVLLLGIDDPHIHDLAFDVGKPCVLINCRDRKMRLPAVAPDHRAIGENAARYLFEMGHREVVNLLCLRRYTMELRLAGIHDAWEAENLAFDEKRHLLAAADFSARGSEALVTRFLAETPPASLPSALLAGGDFMAAGAVKALQNAGLRVPQDMSVMSIDAFNLAAIEDVPLTAVHVPRDALGEEAVLMLQQRLIRPQAAVGTLLLNGALDARESVRRVRPGRGRTSVQRDGLYD
- a CDS encoding glycoside hydrolase family 31 protein, whose amino-acid sequence is MKTLKHWRFTHSDDHHVELTVDDSHTLCLWVLEQGLFRVAVKRRGAFSLNRTWSIAPERDTPWEGRPRDSLAGFSLPGFTLDETPERLTITSERLRVTVHQPLWLEWHYRDDAGEWQFLTCDRPTSAYLLNAHGDGVAHYQRRQKDDRYYGLGEKAGDLERTGRRFEMRNLDAMGYNAASTDPLYKHIPFTITRRDAVSFGLFYDNLSSCWLDLGNEIDNYHQPYRRWQAQAGDIDYYLFVGPRVLDVTKAFVRLTGKTLFGPKWSLGYSGSTMHYTDAPDAQNQLMNFIRLCEEHAIPCDSFQLSSGYTSINNKRYVFNWNYDKVPQPTAMSQAFHEAGLKLAANIKPCLLQDHPRYQEVAQQGLFIRDSESDAPERSSFWDDEGSHLDFTNPATVAWWQNGVTTQLLEMGIDSTWNDNNEYEVWDDEARCHGFGEPVAIKHIRPVMPLLMMRASMEAQQAFAPEKRPYLISRSGCAGMQRYVQTWSGDNRTSWQTLRYNIRMGLGMSLSGLYNVGHDVGGFSGDKPDAELFVRWVQNGVMHPRFTIHSWNDDHTVNEPWMYPAVTPAVRHAIELRYRLLPYLYTLLWQAHTDDEPMLRPTFLDHEHDARTFNECDEFMLGRDLLVASVVEPGARTRTLWLPANDHGWYDFHTGHWFAGGQTVTLDAPLERLPLLVRAGAGLPLSERLRHVSPQADNRRTLMLFPLQGNGETTGHLFEDDGESWGYQQGNALWVNWKMTCTAGAVHLTIDAKGDYHPAWEALEVTMPPGEHRTLWVNGEQCARWIR